A region from the Hylaeus volcanicus isolate JK05 chromosome 6, UHH_iyHylVolc1.0_haploid, whole genome shotgun sequence genome encodes:
- the LOC128878423 gene encoding venom dipeptidyl peptidase 4: protein MVWHEVLQLLVLQGFLAVLVAGKSIPRVSKKEFQTRGPVEENDLNGKTAPFSLEETYDASFRAIGFNGTWITDTEILYIDGYTGDIRLFNVTSKTSRLFLDSSVLSPYDKPTLSLSYDNSHLLIGYDFMSVFRHSAFVKFVVYSIKQKSYTELAKGKYLALAKWSPTENAVVYVLDNDIYYEKISDRRNDPVRLTNTGVPGIVYNGVPDWVYEEEVLASAVALWFSPDGDYLAFATYNDSAVKDFTIPHYGKPGSMEDQYPKEVKIKYPKAGSSNPSVSLSMVNLSNPSAGLIKLEAPVDIIGEDYILYTVTWAMNFVAATWTNRVQNKSQVVYYSVSGLLSDDAKKMTIPKHMYQEEHSGWLRIYPAVFTNRYAIVLQLQDSGTNAGRFIHAMKFDSDESGKFLRKRDLTPGAAEVTSIVAVTEDKNVLYYLGTGVDKPTQRNLYSVPLDGSEAPSCLSCDVKTPEGNNCTYVFPFFSAENSYYALSCMGPDPTVVMILDTNHKVLYSWEENRSLRRRLADRKQPRIQNLNVRANGYNSNVRLYLPPDFDERKSYPLLINVYSGPNTVRITEANSHGFESYMTTNRSVIYGHIDGRGSAFKGSKMLFEIYRRMGTVEIEDQIAVTRSLQEKYSWIDRNRTAIWGWSYGGFATAMTLATDVDSVFKCGISVAPVTSWIYYDSIYTERFMGLPTPEDNLAGYNGTDVTRKVDGIRGKKFMLIHGTEDDNVHYQQSMALNKALVHEDIMFQLQSYTDEAHGLTGVSPHLYHTMDRFWSNCFGDSRAH from the exons ATGGTGTGGCACGAG gTACTCCAGCTGCTGGTGCTGCAGGGATTCCTGGCCGTCCTTGTCGCTGGAAAATCCA TTCCGCGAGTGTCCAAAAAGGAGTTCCAGACACGCGGTCCCGTGGAAGAAAATGATCTAAACGGGAAGACAGCCCCATTCAGTTTAGAGGAAACCTATGACGCGAGTTTCCGGGCGATCGGCTTCAACGGCACCTGGATAACGGACACGGAGATCCTTTATATCGATGGTTATACTGGTGACATTCGTCTATTCAATGTGACGTCAAAGACCAGCAGACTCTTCTTGGACTCGTCAGTCCTG AGCCCCTACGACAAGCCTACGCTTAGTCTTTCCTACGACAATTCTCACCTCTTGATTGGATATGATTTCATGTCT GTGTTCAGACATTCAGCCTTCGTGAAGTTCGTCGTTTACAGTATTAAACAAAA ATCTTACACGGAATTGGCGAAAGGCAAATATTTGGCGTTGGCGAAATGGTCGCCCACGGAGAACGCTGTGGTTTACGTTTTGGACAATGACATTTATTACGAGAAGATCTCCGATAGACGCAATGATCCTGTACGGTTGACGAACACAGGTGTCCCAGGTATCGTTTACAATGGCGTTCCTGATTGGGTCTACGAAG AGGAGGTCCTCGCCTCCGCTGTCGCACTCTGGTTCTCTCCCGATGGAGATTATCTCGCATTCGCGACCTACAATGACAGCGCAGTGAAAGACTTCACGATCCCGCATTATGGGAAGCCAGGCAGCATGGAGGATCAATACCCTAAGGAGGTGAAGATCAAGTATCCCAAG GCGGGCAGCTCAAATCCATCAGTGTCTCTAAGCATGGTCAATTTGAGTAATCCGTCTGCCGGATTGATCAAACTCGAGGCACCAGTTGACATCATTGGCGA GGACTACATTCTCTACACCGTCACCTGGGCGATGAATTTCGTGGCAGCTACCTGGACGAACCGCGTACAGAACAAATCTCAGGTTGTCTACTACAGCGTCTCAGGGTTGCTCTCCGACGACGCAAAGAAGATGACGATCCCCAAGCACATGTACCAAGAAGAACACTCTGGCTGGCTACGTATCTACCCTGCAGTGTTCACCAATCGCTATGCCATCGTCCTACAGTTACAGGACTCTGGAACGAACGCTGGACGATTCATCCACGCGATGAAATTCGACTCCGACGAGAGCGGAAAGTTCCTCAGGAAGAGGGACCTGACTCCAGGCGCGGCAGAAGTCACGTCTATCGTTGCTGTGACTGAGGACAAGAATGTTTTATACTATTTGGGGACTGGAGTTGACAAACCGACGCAGAGGAACCTGTATTCGGTTCCCTTGGATGGCAGTGAGGCACCTTCTTGCCTGTCCTGCGATGTCAAAACACCTGAGG GCAACAATTGCACCTATGTCTTCCCCTTCTTTTCTGCGGAGAATTCGTATTACGCATTGAGTTGCATGGGGCCAGATCCAACGGTTGTGATGATCCTCGACACTAACCACAAGGTGCTGTACTCGTGGGAGGAGAATCGATCTCTGAGAAGGAGATTGGCCGATCGTAAGCAGCCACGCATCCAGAATCTCAATGTGAGGGCGAACGGGTACAACAGCAACGTTAGATTGTATTTGCCACCCGATTTTGACGAAAGGAAATCGTACCCTCTGCTGATCAACGT GTACTCTGGTCCCAACACCGTCAGGATCACCGAGGCGAACTCGCACGGTTTCGAGTCCTACATGACGACCAACAGGAGCGTCATTTATGGTCACATCGACGGTCGTGGGTCCGCCTTCAAGGGCAGCAAGATGCTGTTCGAGATCTACCGACGCATGGGAACCGTAGAAATCGAAGACCAAATCGCCGTCACTCG GTCATTGCAAGAGAAATATTCCTGGATCGATCGAAATAGAACCGCAATATGGGGCTGGAGCTACGGCGGTTTTGCCACGGCCATGACGTTAGCCACTGACGTGGATTCCGTTTTCAAGTGTGGCATATCCGTTGCACCTGTGACATCCTGGATTTATTATG ACTCCATCTACACCGAGCGATTCATGGGTCTGCCAACCCCAGAGGACAACCTCGCGGGCTACAATGGCACAGACGTTACCAGAAAGGTTGATGGTATCCGTGGCAAGAAGTTCATGCTGATACACGGTACCGAGGACGACAACGTGCACTACCAGCAGTCCATGGCCTTGAACAAAGCCCTGGTGCACGAAGACATAATGTTCCAGCTCCAGAGTTACACGGACGAGGCTCACGGGCTAACCGGGGTATCTCCTCACCTTTACCACACCATGGACCGATTTTGGAGCAATTGCTTCGGCGACTCGCGTGCTCACTGA